One genomic window of Quercus robur chromosome 6, dhQueRobu3.1, whole genome shotgun sequence includes the following:
- the LOC126689527 gene encoding transmembrane emp24 domain-containing protein p24beta3: protein MEVRSEKKTWMVMVMVLLSLTGKISSLSVTVNEVECVYEYVLYEGDTVSGNFVVVDHDIFWSSDHPGIDFTVTSPAGNVVQSLKGVSGDKFDFKAPRSGMYKFCFHNPYSTPETVSFYIHVGHIPNEHDLAKDEHLDPVNVKIAELREALESVTAEQKYLKARDTRHRHTNESTRNRVIFYTVGEYLLLAIASGLQVIYIRQLFSKSVGYNRV from the exons ATGGAGGTAAGGTCTGAGAAGAAGACGTGGATGGTGATGGTAATGGTACTATTGAGCTTGACTGGAAAAATATCCTCTTTATCGGTGACGGTAAACGAGGTCGAGTGCGTGTACGAGTACGTTCTCTACGAAGGCGACACCGTTTCAGGAAATTTCGTGGTGGTTGACCACGACATCTTCTGGAGCTCCGATCACCCCGGCATCGATTTCACC GTGACATCTCCCGCAGGTAACGTGGTGCAAAGTTTAAAGGGTGTTTCTGGGGACAAGTTTGACTTCAAGGCCCCACGAAGCGGAATGTACAAATTCTGTTTTCATAATCCTTACTCAACACCAGAGACTGTTTCTTTCTACATTCATGTCGGTCATATTCCCAATGAGCATGACCTTGCCAAAGATG AACATTTGGACCcagtaaatgttaaaattgcTGAGCTGAGAGAGGCATTGGAGTCTGTTACAGCAGAGCAGAAGTACTTAAAAGCACGTGATACTCGGCATCGTCATA CAAACGAGAGCACCCGAAATCGTGTTATATTCTACACTGTTGGAGAGTATCTTTTGCTGGCTATTGCAAGTGGTCTGCAAGTTATCTATATACGGCAGCTCTTCAGCAAATCTGTGGGGTACAACCGAGTTTGA
- the LOC126689529 gene encoding stem-specific protein TSJT1, with translation MLAVFDKSVAKSPEALQSPQSGSVSTLKDGFLANHFGSLHPGSVSVNLASSGLIAYSLQNKNPLLPRLFAVVDDIFCLFQGHIENVAQLKQQYGLNKTANEVVIIIEAYRTLRDRGPYPADQVVRDIHGKFAFILYDSSSKTAFIATDADVSVPFFWGTDSEGHLVLSDEAEIVKKGCGKSFAPFPKGCFFTSSGGLRSYEHPLNEVKPVPRVDSSGQVCGVTFTVDEESKRETVGMPRVGSAANWSSNY, from the exons ATGCTGGCTGTTTTTGACAAATCTGTGGCCAAGAGTCCCGAGGCTCTTCAGAGTCCTCAATCGGGATCGGTTTCAACTTTGAAAGATGGGTTTTTGGCCAACCACTTTGGCTCTCTCCACCCTGGTTCTGTCAGTGTCAACCTCGCCTCTTCGGGCCTCATTGCCTACTCGCTCCAAAATAAGAACCCACTCCTACCCAG ATTGTTTGCAGTGGTCGACGACATTTTCTGCTTGTTTCAAGGTCACATTGAAAATGTTGCGCAGCTTAAGCAACAATATGGATTGAACAAAACCGCAAATGAGGTGGTCATTATTATAGAAGCTTACAGAACTCTGCGAGATAGAGGTCCTTATCCTGCCGACCAGGTTGTGAGAGATATCCATGGGAAGTTTGCATTTATTCTCTATGATAGCTCTTCAAAAACCGCATTTATAGCTACT GATGCTGATGTAAGTGTTCCCTTCTTCTGGGGTACTGATTCTGAAGGCCATCTTGTTCTTTCAGATGAGGCAGAAATTGTGAAGAAGGGCTGTGGGAAATCTTTTGCACCATTTCCTAAAG GATGCTTCTTCACATCGTCTGGAGGCTTGAGGAGTTATGAACACCCCCTTAATGAGGTGAAGCCTGTGCCAAGGGTGGACAGTTCTGGTCAGGTGTGTGGTGTAACTTTCACTGTGGATGAAGAGTCGAAGAGGGAAACTGTCGGCATGCCAAGAGTTGGAAGTGCTGCCAACTGGTCATCTAACTACTGA
- the LOC126689528 gene encoding meiotic recombination protein DMC1 homolog, which translates to MIATLKAEDQGQLQLMEREEMDDEEDLFEAIDKLIAQGINSGDVKKLQDAGIYTCNGLMMHTKKHLTGIKGLSEAKVDKICEAAEKIVNYGYITGSDALLKRKAVVRITTGSQALDELLGGGIETMAITESFGEFRSGKTQLAHTLCVSTQLPTNMRGGNGKVAYIDTEGTFRPDRIVPIAERFGMDPGSVLDNIIYARAYTYEHQYNLLLGLAAKMAEEPFRLLIVDSVIALFRVDFTGRGELAERQQKLAQMLSRLTKIAEEFNVAVYMTNQVIADPGGGMFISDPKKPAGGHVLAHAATIRLMFRKGKGEQRVCKVFDAPNLPEAEDVFQITPGGIADAKD; encoded by the exons ATGATTGCAACACTCAA AGCCGAAGATCAAGGCCAGTTACAGCTCATGGAGCGCGAAGAAATGGATGACGAAGAAGATTTGTTTGAAGCGATCGACAAAT TGATTGCTCAGGGAATCAATTCCGGAGATGTGAAGAAGCTTCAAGATGCAGGGATCTACACCTGCAATGGCTTAATGATGCATACAAAGAAG CACCTGACTGGAATCAAAGGCTTATCTGAGGCCAAAGTTGACAAAATCTGTGAAGCCGCTGAGAAGATTGTG AATTATGGTTATATTACTGGAAGCGATGCTCTTCTCAAA AGAAAGGCAGTGGTCCGCATTACAACTGGAAGCCAAGCCTTAGATGAACTCTTAGGCG gtgGAATTGAAACAATGGCGATTACTGAATCTTTTGGAGAATTTCG GTCTGGGAAAACACAGCTTGCACATACTCTATGCGTTTCTACCCAG CTTCCTACCAACATGaggggagggaatggaaaggtTGCTTACATTGATACTGAGGGAACTTT CCGACCTGATCGAATTGTACCCATAGCTGAAAGATTTGGCATGGATCCAGGATCTGTCCTGGACAAT ATCATTTATGCACGTGCATATACATACGAGCATCAGTACAACCTGCTTCTTGGTTTGGCTGCAAAGATGGCTGAAGAACCATTTAGACTTCTG ATTGTGGATTCAGTGATTGCACTCTTTCGAGTGGATTTCACAGGACGAGGAGAACTTGCAGAGCGCCAG CAAAAGTTGGCACAGATGCTCTCCAGATTAACAAAGATAGCTGAGGAATTTAATGTTGCCGTCTACATGACCAATCAAG TCATAGCTGACCCAGGAGGTGGAATGTTCATATCGGATCCAAAGAAACCAGCGGGTGGGCATGTGCTTGCTCATGCGGCTACAATAAGACTGATGTTCAGGAAAGGCAAAGGTGAACAGCGTGTCTGCAAGGTGTTTGATGCCCCAAATCTGCCCGAGGCTGAAG ACGTATTTCAGATAACACCAGGGGGCATTGCAGATGCGAAGGACTAA